In a genomic window of Nothobranchius furzeri strain GRZ-AD chromosome 14, NfurGRZ-RIMD1, whole genome shotgun sequence:
- the tmem170a gene encoding transmembrane protein 170A, translating to MQDRYQEVGFVQQILGLNLVPRKNGTGGNNTALSDFSEMWYGVFLWAAVSSLIFHLPAALISLAALRQHKVARFMPVAIFLMGFVGPVCGGLLTSAAVAGVYKAAGKTMISLEAFVFGVGQSFCVLLISFLRILATL from the exons ATGCAAGATAGGTATCAGGAGGTAGGCTTTGTTCAGCAAATACTCGGCTTGAATTTAGTACCGAGGAAAAATGGCACAGGAGGCAACAACACGGCCCTCAGCGACTTCTCAG AAATGTGGTACGGTGTTTTTCTGTGGGCAGCCGTTTCCTCGCTGATCTTCCACCTGCCTGCAGCTCTGATCTCTCTCGCTGCACTGCGCCAGCACAAGGTAGCACGTTTCATGCCTGTGGCCATCTTCCTCATGGGCTTTGTGGGTCCGGTCTGTGGTGGACTTCTCACTA GTGCAGCCGTTGCTGGCGTGTACAAGGCTGCAGGAAAGACGATGATTTCTCTGGAGGCTTTTGTTTTTGGTGTTGGACAGTCATTTTGCGTCCTCCTCATCTCCTTTCTTAGGATACTTGCCACCCTTTAG